The following proteins are co-located in the Bradyrhizobium sp. AZCC 2176 genome:
- a CDS encoding hydantoinase B/oxoprolinase family protein has product MSANIDPITRSVVQHRLSSIVKEMGEAMLRTSYSQILNSSRDFSLAICDTNSRLIAQADHLPVHVGALPWATLAVEERFKDVQRGDVILLNDPYYGGSHLPDLTAFVPVFAGDKRLLWTIVRAHQSDIGGATHGAYNPAATEIYQEGLRVPPIKLYEAGKLRDDLLDLLALNIRNPREFRGDLAAMLGAAHLGERRLSRLFAEFGAPVVEAAMEAILDATEQQTRAVVSTWKDGVFYGEAFLDDDGHGRTDIRIAAKVTKNGSDVEVDLSDSDPQSTSFVNSSHANMQAAVAMAFAYLIDAEIPKNTGALRPLKVIAKQGTVVWADPGRPVTLCTSHPSNEVVEAIVKALSASCPERAMAGWSRRFRIAIQGEDPRTGRNFIWHLFQARPGGGASSGGDGWSSIGEWHSVGGLKFGSLEVAEGRFPLHFRRHEFRAGSGGDGQHRGGLGVALDLVLETEKIAKGNTAGDGARHGPCGMLGGEDGKPHHYRLLSEGREPRVLLTKEVGIDLRPGDCLEIRSSGGGGWGPPAKRSAEARQRDREQGLTEASAEQASS; this is encoded by the coding sequence ATGTCCGCCAACATCGATCCCATCACGCGTTCCGTCGTCCAGCACCGGCTCAGCTCGATCGTAAAAGAGATGGGCGAAGCCATGCTTCGCACCTCCTATTCGCAGATACTCAATTCCAGCCGCGATTTTTCGCTGGCGATCTGCGACACGAACAGTCGCCTGATCGCGCAGGCGGACCACCTGCCGGTCCATGTCGGCGCGCTGCCGTGGGCAACGCTCGCGGTCGAGGAACGGTTCAAGGACGTGCAGCGGGGCGACGTCATCCTGCTCAACGATCCCTATTACGGCGGCAGCCATCTGCCCGATCTCACCGCCTTCGTGCCGGTCTTCGCCGGCGACAAGCGCCTGCTCTGGACCATCGTGCGCGCGCACCAGAGCGACATCGGCGGCGCCACCCATGGCGCCTATAATCCCGCCGCCACCGAGATCTATCAGGAGGGACTGCGCGTCCCGCCGATCAAGCTCTATGAGGCTGGAAAGTTACGCGACGATCTGCTCGATCTCCTGGCGCTCAACATTCGCAACCCCCGCGAATTCCGCGGCGACCTTGCCGCCATGCTGGGCGCGGCGCATCTCGGCGAGCGGCGGCTGTCGCGATTGTTTGCCGAGTTCGGTGCGCCTGTGGTGGAAGCCGCCATGGAAGCGATCCTCGACGCGACGGAGCAGCAGACGAGGGCTGTCGTCTCGACCTGGAAGGACGGCGTGTTTTACGGCGAGGCCTTTCTCGACGATGACGGCCATGGCCGCACCGACATCCGCATCGCCGCGAAAGTCACCAAGAACGGCAGCGACGTCGAGGTCGACCTGTCCGACTCCGATCCGCAATCCACCAGCTTTGTGAACTCCTCGCACGCCAATATGCAGGCGGCAGTCGCGATGGCCTTTGCCTATCTGATCGATGCCGAAATCCCCAAGAATACCGGCGCGCTGCGGCCGCTGAAGGTGATCGCGAAGCAAGGCACGGTGGTGTGGGCCGACCCAGGCCGGCCGGTGACGCTGTGCACCAGCCATCCCTCCAACGAAGTCGTCGAAGCCATCGTGAAGGCGTTGTCGGCGTCCTGTCCGGAGCGTGCGATGGCGGGCTGGAGCCGAAGATTCCGGATCGCGATCCAGGGCGAGGACCCGCGCACGGGAAGGAATTTCATCTGGCACCTGTTCCAGGCGCGCCCCGGCGGCGGCGCGTCGTCGGGTGGCGACGGCTGGTCGTCGATCGGCGAGTGGCACTCGGTCGGCGGACTGAAGTTCGGCAGCCTCGAAGTCGCCGAAGGGCGCTTCCCCCTGCATTTCCGCCGCCACGAATTCCGCGCCGGCTCCGGCGGCGACGGCCAGCATCGCGGCGGCCTCGGCGTGGCGCTCGATCTGGTGCTGGAGACTGAAAAGATCGCGAAGGGTAACACCGCGGGAGATGGCGCGCGCCACGGTCCCTGCGGCATGCTCGGCGGCGAGGACGGCAAGCCGCATCACTATCGATTGCTGTCCGAGGGCCGCGAGCCGCGTGTGCTGCTCACCAAGGAAGTCGGCATCGACCTGCGCCCCGGCGATTGCCTCGAGATACGTTCGTCCGGTGGCGGCGGGTGGGGACCGCCTGCAAAGCGATCGGCAGAGGCGCGCCAACGCGACCGCGAGCAGGGCCTGACGGAAGCATCGGCGGAGCAAGCGTCCTCATGA